In one window of Pyramidobacter piscolens W5455 DNA:
- the rplS gene encoding 50S ribosomal protein L19 yields the protein MDPRVKLVEQKYMKPEGEIPAFRAGDTVRVSVKVKEGARERLQAFEGIVIARKHGGIGESFTVRKISNGVGVERIFPLHCPSVAQIEVKRLGRVRRAKLYYLRKLSGKSARIKERRA from the coding sequence ATGGATCCCAGAGTAAAACTCGTTGAGCAGAAATACATGAAGCCGGAGGGCGAGATCCCCGCCTTCCGCGCCGGCGATACCGTGCGTGTTTCCGTCAAGGTCAAGGAAGGCGCCCGCGAGCGTCTTCAGGCCTTCGAAGGCATCGTCATCGCCCGCAAGCACGGCGGCATCGGCGAAAGCTTCACCGTCCGCAAGATCAGCAACGGCGTCGGCGTGGAGAGGATTTTCCCCCTTCACTGCCCCAGCGTCGCCCAGATCGAAGTCAAGCGCCTCGGCCGCGTCCGCCGCGCCAAGCTGTACTATCTGCGCAAGCTCAGCGGCAAGAGCGCCCGCATCAAAGAGCGCCGCGCTTAA
- the trmD gene encoding tRNA (guanosine(37)-N1)-methyltransferase TrmD, which translates to MRVTVVTAFPDFLDSFARTSIVGRAVEKGLIDVEVVNLRDFAQGNYRQIDDYSFGGKGGMTLMPEVLERALHSVRGEGTKVLFPTPVGAVLTQDLVEALAREEHLAIFCGHYEGMDERFVEKYVDLEYSIGDYVLTGGEIPAMTLIDALSRLVPGVVGKELSVTDDSFYNGMLDTPHFTRPAVWQGMEVPAALTSGDDALIEKWRRRAAASRTLSRRPDLLGRANVMDYLEDEVYLGLSVDPNAPGLAPELAQIAQTAKAYGLARVIAVPQAREDFDAFRNQLSEVPEIKCVSSVSRMAEWAARKKHGPLLVIAAETPSGIPWMEAKRQMVEASGPALILFGAAPAQGHVIAMRPQETPGGELPRTALISATLDRFFGSR; encoded by the coding sequence GTGAGAGTCACCGTCGTCACCGCGTTTCCCGACTTTCTCGACAGCTTCGCGCGCACCAGCATCGTCGGCCGCGCCGTGGAAAAAGGGCTGATCGACGTGGAGGTCGTGAACCTGCGCGACTTTGCGCAGGGCAATTACCGCCAGATCGACGATTACAGCTTCGGCGGCAAAGGCGGCATGACCCTCATGCCCGAAGTGCTGGAGCGGGCGCTGCATTCCGTCCGCGGCGAAGGGACGAAAGTCCTCTTCCCCACGCCCGTCGGCGCCGTGCTGACGCAGGACCTCGTCGAAGCGCTCGCGCGCGAGGAGCATCTGGCCATCTTCTGCGGCCATTACGAAGGGATGGACGAGCGCTTCGTCGAGAAGTACGTCGATCTGGAATACTCCATCGGCGATTACGTCCTCACCGGCGGCGAGATCCCCGCCATGACGCTGATCGACGCGCTCTCGCGCCTCGTCCCCGGCGTCGTCGGCAAAGAGCTCTCCGTCACCGACGACTCGTTCTACAACGGCATGCTCGACACGCCCCACTTCACCCGCCCCGCCGTCTGGCAGGGCATGGAAGTACCCGCCGCGCTCACGTCGGGCGACGACGCCCTGATCGAGAAATGGCGCCGGCGTGCCGCAGCCAGCCGCACGCTCTCGCGCCGTCCCGATCTGCTCGGGCGCGCCAACGTGATGGATTATCTGGAGGACGAAGTTTACCTCGGACTTTCAGTCGATCCCAACGCGCCGGGGCTCGCCCCTGAACTTGCGCAGATCGCCCAAACCGCAAAAGCCTACGGCCTCGCGCGCGTGATCGCCGTGCCGCAGGCTCGCGAAGACTTCGACGCGTTCCGCAACCAGCTTTCCGAAGTTCCCGAAATCAAGTGCGTCTCCTCCGTCAGCCGCATGGCGGAGTGGGCCGCGAGAAAAAAGCATGGCCCGCTTCTCGTCATCGCCGCAGAAACTCCTTCAGGCATCCCATGGATGGAGGCCAAACGGCAAATGGTTGAAGCGTCCGGCCCCGCGCTGATTCTGTTCGGTGCCGCACCGGCACAAGGCCACGTCATCGCCATGCGGCCCCAGGAGACTCCCGGTGGAGAACTGCCTCGCACCGCTCTGATCTCCGCTACGCTGGACCGATTTTTCGGTTCCAGATAA